One Ornithinicoccus hortensis genomic window, AGGCGACTGGAACGAAGGACGTCGAGGTCGTCTTCGATGCCCCGACCAAGGAGTGGGCGGGGCGGCGCAGCGCGCCCACCATCGACGTCTACCTCTACGACATCCGGGAGGACCTGCGGAGACGGGCCCGGGGCATGGTCAACGAGTACTCCCCCGACCAGGTGATCATCGGCCGGCACCTGCCGGCACGACAGTTCAAGCTGTCCTACCTGATCACCGCCTGGACGGCCCGGCCCGAGGACGAGCACCGGCTGCTGTCCCACCTGCTGGAGTCCTTCCTCCGGTTCGAGCGGATGCCGGTCGAGCTGCTCACCGGGTCGCTGGCGGAGACCGACATCCCGGTGACGATCACCATCGCCCTCCCCCCGCCCGAGGACCGGTCCTTCGCCGACGTCTGGACCGCGCTCGGCGGCGAGCTCAAGCCCTCGCTGGACCTGGTCGTCACGGCCCCGCTGGAGACCGGGCAGGGCTTCGAGACCGGGCCGCCGGTGCAGGAGGCCCCCCGGGTGGCGCTCGGCGGCCTCGACGGTGGGCCACCCCGCGGGGAGCCGCAGAACGCGGCGACCCGGCGCGCCGCCCGCCCGGCGATGGCCCGCACCACCCCGCGCCGATCGAAGAAGAAGCCATGACGGCGGCGGGACCCGACCTGCAGTACCTGCGCGCCCGGCTCGCCCTGCTGGAGGACCGGGTGCGCACCCTGGTGCGGCACCGGCAGGCCGACGACCCCGAGCCGGACGACCCGTTCCGGGGGCTGTATGTCAGCGACGAGGCCGCAGCACGCCTCCTGGCCCCGGTCCCGTCCGGGCCGGATGCAGACGACGCCGGCCGGCGGGCGGTGCAGGCCCTGGGCGACGAGCTGGAGGCCGGGGGTCACCCGCTGCTGCTGCGCCGGCTGGCCGGGACCGCCGGCCTGGACGACCTGGACCTCGACCTGGTGCTGACCACCCTGCTCCCCGACCTGGACAGCCGGTTCGAGCGCCTTTACGGCTACCTCAACGACGACGTCAGTAGACGCCGGGCGACGACCGGTCTGGCCCTGGAGGTGGTCGGGGCCGCCCCGGAGGATGCCGGTGCCCGCGCCCGCCTCGGGCCGGCGAGCCCCCTGGTCCGTCTCGGCCTGCTCCGGGTGGAGGACGAGGACCGACCGTTCCTCACCCGGGCGCTGCGGGTGCCCGACCGGGTCACGGCGCACCTGCTCGGTCACCCCGACCCGGCCCCCGAACTGGTGCCCTACCTGCTCGAGGCCCATCCCTACCCGGTGCCGCTGGCCACCCGGCTGAGCCGCGCCCTGGGGTCCGGGGCCCGCCTGCTGCACCTGCGCGAGCACGCGCCCGGCACCGGGGCGTCGGTCGCCGCCGCGGGCCTGGCGGAAGCCGGTCTGGGCACCGTGGCCATCGACCTCACCCGGGTCCCCGAGCACCCGGCCCCGGTCGAGCTGCTCCGCTCGGCCCGCCGCGAAGCGCTCTTCGGGGGTGCCGGCCTGGTCGCCGGCCCGGTGGAGGTCCTGGCCGCGGCGGCGCCCGAGGCGCTGCGGGTGCTCACCACGGCCGAGGTGCCGGTGCTGCTGACCGGGCACGACTCGTGGGACCCCCGGTGGGCCGGCGGCACGCCGCTGAGCCTGACCGTCACCCCGCTCGAGCCCGCCGACCGGGCCCGGGTGTGGGCCCGCTACCTGGACTCCGACATCGGGGCGCTGGACGGCGTCGCCGAGCACCTGGCGCTGGCCCCGGCGCAGGTCGCCCGCGCGGTCGCGGCGGCCCGGACCGCCGCGGCGGCGGACGGGACACCCCTGCGCCCCGAGCACCTGCGGCTCGGCGTCCAGGCGCAGAACGCCGCCGGGCTGGAGCGATTGGCCCGCCGGATCGAGCCGGAGGTCGGGTGGGACGACCTCGTCGTGACGCCCGCGGTGGCCACCGCACTCCGGGACGTCACCGCCCGGGCCCGGCACCGGCATACCGTCCTGACGACGTGGCGGATGCGGCGCGGGGGCGGGCGGGGGGTGGGCATCACCGCGCTGTTCGCCGGCGACTCCGGGACCGGCAAGACGATGGCGGCCGAGGTGATCGCCGGCGACCTGGGGCTCGACCTCTACACGGTCAACCTGGCCACGGTCGTCGACAAGTACGTCGGGGAGACCGAGAAGAACCTGGAGCGCATCTTCACCGAGG contains:
- a CDS encoding DUF4255 domain-containing protein, producing the protein MIHEVDSAVKSLIEREATGTKDVEVVFDAPTKEWAGRRSAPTIDVYLYDIREDLRRRARGMVNEYSPDQVIIGRHLPARQFKLSYLITAWTARPEDEHRLLSHLLESFLRFERMPVELLTGSLAETDIPVTITIALPPPEDRSFADVWTALGGELKPSLDLVVTAPLETGQGFETGPPVQEAPRVALGGLDGGPPRGEPQNAATRRAARPAMARTTPRRSKKKP
- a CDS encoding ATP-binding protein — translated: MTAAGPDLQYLRARLALLEDRVRTLVRHRQADDPEPDDPFRGLYVSDEAAARLLAPVPSGPDADDAGRRAVQALGDELEAGGHPLLLRRLAGTAGLDDLDLDLVLTTLLPDLDSRFERLYGYLNDDVSRRRATTGLALEVVGAAPEDAGARARLGPASPLVRLGLLRVEDEDRPFLTRALRVPDRVTAHLLGHPDPAPELVPYLLEAHPYPVPLATRLSRALGSGARLLHLREHAPGTGASVAAAGLAEAGLGTVAIDLTRVPEHPAPVELLRSARREALFGGAGLVAGPVEVLAAAAPEALRVLTTAEVPVLLTGHDSWDPRWAGGTPLSLTVTPLEPADRARVWARYLDSDIGALDGVAEHLALAPAQVARAVAAARTAAAADGTPLRPEHLRLGVQAQNAAGLERLARRIEPEVGWDDLVVTPAVATALRDVTARARHRHTVLTTWRMRRGGGRGVGITALFAGDSGTGKTMAAEVIAGDLGLDLYTVNLATVVDKYVGETEKNLERIFTEAAGVNAVLFFDEADAVFGKRSSVKDAHDRYANIESAYLLQRLESFDGLAVLATNLRANIDEAFTRRLDAIIDFPAPTEELRRELWARCLAAPLPVADDLDLGFCARSFELAGGDIRAASTTAAYLAAAAGRPVGMGELVAAVQQEYRKLGRLVLEREFGDYLTLLR